The proteins below come from a single Branchiostoma floridae strain S238N-H82 chromosome 5, Bfl_VNyyK, whole genome shotgun sequence genomic window:
- the LOC118416831 gene encoding uncharacterized protein LOC118416831, with protein MKIKLSFGEIVDKASILQIKAERIYDPDKVANVKRELEALTQTWSEHGLVDMETVEEWAPLLEVNRAMWSVEEDLRAHESRGDFGDRFVSLARAVYRLNDHRTALKRAASLRLGPGINPNRSVPDYNTTKQVLTELGLSDVTGSPMEISRKCELSGRRYERVSHLMD; from the exons ATGAAAATCAAGCTCTCATTCGGTGAAATCGTTGACAAAGCCAGCATCTTGCAAATCAAGGCGGAACGGATATACGACCCCGACAAGGTCGCGAATGTGAAGAGAGAGCTCGAGGCGCTTACTCAGACTTGGTCCGAGCACGGACTGGTCGATATGGAGACCGTCGAGGAGTGGGCGCCCCTGCTGGAGGTCAACCGGGCGATGTGGTCCGTGGAGGAAGACCTGCGCGCCCACGAGTCGAGGGGAGACTTCGGTGACCGGTTCGTCTCTTTGGCGCGGGCGGTCTATCGTCTCAACGATCACCGAACTGCGCTGAAACGCGCGGCTAGTCTTCGCCTGGGCCCTGGGATCAATCCAAATAGATCAGTGCCCGATTATAACACTACAAAACAAG TGCTTACCGAGCTTGGTCTATCCGACGTGACGGGGTCACCAATGGAAATCTCCAGGAAATGCGAACTGAGTGGGAGGAGGTATGAGAGAGTCTCTCACCTGATGGACTGA
- the LOC118416832 gene encoding uncharacterized protein LOC118416832: MEVEQALGEVVDRAIILRISTKRLSDPQQASEAERNLSALMTSWSEHGHVAMETLEEFAPLTEVNNNLWTVETELRRHESRRDFGERFVALARSVYRLNDRRAALKRAISLRLGSRLIEEKSYEENTYSRSDRIEKGNSDTIKSIKDITSEVTKCTHV, from the coding sequence ATGGAAGTGGAGCAAGCTCTCGGTGAAGTCGTGGACAGGGCGATCATTTTGCGCATCTCGACCAAACGACTCAGCGACCCGCAACAAGCCTCCGAGGCCGAGAGAAACCTGTCGGCGCTGATGACATCATGGTCCGAACACGGTCACGTCGCCATGGAGACGCTGGAAGAGTTCGCGCCACTGACGGAGGTCAACAACAACCTTTGGACGGTGGAGACGGAACTTCGCCGGCACGAGTCCCGCCGAGACTTCGGAGAACGCTTCGTGGCCCTGGCGAGGTCGGTGTACCGACTGAACGACCGACGAGCCGCCCTGAAACGCGCGATCAGTCTGCGGCTCGGCTCCAGACTGATCGAGGAAAAGTCGTACGAAGAGAACACTTACAGCCGAAGCGACAGAATCGAAAAGGGGAATTCTGATACTATTAAGTCTATCAAGGACATTACATCGGAAGTAACAAAATGCACCcatgtttaa
- the LOC118415275 gene encoding uncharacterized protein LOC118415275, with protein MPTRCVAAYCSNYTSSSISLHKFPNDEKVREKWVQNVRRTRGPDREGREWTPSPTSRLCSDHFTEDCFDPAQDLKRSFGFNAKHRREVLPGKIPTIFPRGPAEPKRRESQAVAKRRHQEILRECLSAEPVEEGGSDHDICATAVSTASGPPVDDDDDGPPVDVTPTENQGIQVQPDMKSRAVQARLRVGTCKGVQIKPTVTTIGIQNKPSVKTISTQTQITYNNRLQELDAMSEVSEPVEDAAYENDPDYEPMEISDDEEDPPEEVPIPEATSDTLPDTRIFMVFWTCLVQLFSTWCCCPACPSRKLIWHCKEVGTHLLVTFLCRDCSYEDTWRSQPSYGRTAAGNILLSSAILFAGASVTKVLRVLSHMGVAVMSTRSFFRHQENILFRAIRTLWRERQFWMLTVLQAEQEPIVCGGDGRADSPGHSAKYGTYTMMELKQTAVIDVQLVQSNEVDSSNAMEKEGLQRSLQKIQEYAEIGTLVTDRHAGINKMIREQHPNIQHLFDVWHVAKSIKKKLKKLSKTKGCEDLKVWIASIINHLYWAVTSTPPGNGDLIVEKWKSVLQHIHNRHRGFGGLFPRCAHGRLRGRERRKPWLSFHTKVSVELEKIVCNKQLCKALKRLSPSYQTSYLEAFHSLILHFAPKMYHYSYQGMENRVILAALHFNENAHRAQARTRDGDGIFSIHFPKYKQGGHIVRRVLEQPTFGYVMELVGLVKRMCGGEDFDGDVLEQQIPEPLSAACDRPNKADAVRRHTTRFAANNLQY; from the exons ATGCCTACACGGTGTGTCGCAGCGTATTGTTCGAACTACACGTCCTCTTCGATAAGTCTTCACAAGTTTCCAAACGACGAGAAAGTTCGCGAGAAGTGGGTGCAGAACGTACGGCGGACAAGAGGCCCTGATCGGGAGGGGAGGGAATGGACGCCGAGCCCGACCTCTCGGCTGTGTTCCGACCATTTTACAGAGGACTGTTTCGACCCTGCCCAGGATTTGAAGAGATCGTTTGGGTTCAATGCGAAGCACCGTAGGGAGGTGCTGCCCGGTAAAATTCCAACCATCTTTCCCCGAGGCCCGGCCGAGCCGAAGCGTAGGGAATCACAGGCTGTAGCCAAAAGGCGTCACCAGGAG ATACTCCGAGAATGTCTATCTGCTGAGCCTGTAGAAGAGGGAGGATCTGATCATGACATCTGTGCTACTGCGGTGTCAACTGCCAGTGGTCCAcctgttgatgatgatgatgatggtccACCTGTTGAT gtgacTCCAACAGAAAACCAGGGGATACAAGTCCAGCCAGACATGAAATCACGGGCTGTGCAGGCCAGACTGCGAGTGGGGACTTGTAAAG GTGTGCAGATCAAGCCTACTGTTACAACTATTGGCATACAGAACAAGCCTTCAGTGAAGACCATCTCCACCCAGACACAGATCACATACAACAACCGGTTGCAGGAGTTAGATGCCATGTCTGAAGTTTCAGAGCCGGTGGAGGATGCAGCGTACGAGAACGATCCAGACTACGAGCCTATGGAGATATCGGATGATGAGGAGGACCCACCCGAGGAGGTGCCAATCCCCGAGGCCACGTCAGATACCCTGCCGGACACACGCATCTTCAtggtgttctggacatgtttgGTGCAGCTGTTCTCCACGTGGTGTTGCTGTCCAGCGTGTCCCTCTAGGAAGCTGATTTGGCACTGCAAGGAAGTCGGGACTCACCTGCTGGTGACATTCCTGTGCAGAGATTGCAGCTATGAAGATACATGGAGGAGCCAGCCTTCCTATGGCAGGACTGCCGCGGGGAACATTTTGCTGTCATCTGCTATACTGTTCGCTGGAGCCAGTGTGACCAAGGTGCTTAGAGTCTTGTCACACATGGGCGTGGCCGTTATGTCAACCCGGTCATTCTTCCGCCATCAAGAAAACATCCTGTTCAGGGCCATCCGTACGCTGTGGAGGGAGCGGCAGTTCTGGATGCTGACAGTCCTGCAAGCCGAGCAAGAGCCCATTGTTTGTGGTGGGGATGGCCGCGCGGATAGCCCAGGACACTCTGCGAAATATGGAACTTATACAATGATGGAGCTGAAGCAGACAGCTGTGATAGACGTGCAGCTAGTGCAG AGCAACGAGGTAGACAGCTCCAACGCCATGGAAAAGGAAGGTCTTCAGCGCTCCCTGCAAAAAATCCAGGAGTATGCAGAAATAGGCACATTGGTCACTGATCGACATGCAGGAATAAACAAGATGATCCGTGAGCAGCATCCCAACATCCAGCACCTCTTTGATGTCTGGCATGTTGCCAAAA GCATCAAGAAGAAGCTGAAGAAGCTGAGTAAGACGAAAGGCTGTGAAGACCTCAAGGTATGGATTGCCAGTATCATCAACCACCTTTATTGGGCTGTGACGTCTACACCTCCTGGCAACGGTGACCTCATTGTCGAGAAGTGGAAGTCTGTGCTTCAGCACATTCACAATCGGCACAGGGGCTTTGGCGGGCTGTTCCCAAGGTGCGCACACGGGCGACTGAGGGGAAGAGAACGGCGCAAGCCATGGCTCTCTTTTC ATACGAAGGTCTCTGTGGAACTGGAGAAGATCGTCTGCAACAAGCAACTATGCAAGGCCTTGAAACGCCTTTCGCCATCCTACCAGACGTCATATCTCGAGGCCTTCCATAGTCTCATTCTACATTTTGCGCCCAAAATGTACCACTACTCGTACCAAGGGATGGAGAACAG GGTAATCCTGGCGGCATTACATTTCAACGAGAACGCGCACAGGGCGCAGGCACGGACCAGGGATGGAGACGGCATCTTCAGCATCCACTTCCCCAAGTACAAGCAGGGCGGGCACATTGTTAGGAGAGTGCTAGAGCAACCAACTTTTG